In Polyodon spathula isolate WHYD16114869_AA chromosome 11, ASM1765450v1, whole genome shotgun sequence, one genomic interval encodes:
- the dnajb2 gene encoding dnaJ homolog subfamily B member 2 isoform X2, protein MVDYYDILGVPRNASQDDIKKAYRKQALRWHPDKNPDNKEHAEKKFKEIAEAYEVLADKNKRDVYDRYGKDGLTGQTSGPSSADFPGFTFTFRSPEEVFREFFGGQDPFADFFDDFAPFSDMHRSTRGSRPGPRSFFSFPGADFTSFSSMGGSGMGHFRSVSTSTRIVNGKQITTKKVVENGQERIEVEEDGQLKSIRINGVEDEIALALELSQREVQQPILQSQHPFSRGAPTQRSFSSTPFSHWNNSWDEDGEDEDLQLAIANSFSAMEGAGPHGAGTA, encoded by the exons ATGGTGGATTACTATGACATTTTGGGGGTCCCACGCAATGCATCTCAAGACGATATCAAAAAGGC ataccGAAAGCAGGCATTGCGGTGGCACCCTGACAAGAACCCAGACAACAAGGAGCATGCAGAAAAGAAATTCAAGGAGATAGCAGAAGCTTATGAAGTGCTGGCAGACA AGAACAAGAGGGATGTTTATGACAGATATGGAAAGGACGGACTCACAGGACAAA CTAGTGGACCCAGCTCTGCAGACTTCCCTGGGTTCACCTTTACATTCCGCAGTCCAGAGGAAGTCTTCAGAGAGTTTTTCGGGGGTCAGGATCCGTTTGCAGATTTCTTTG ATGATTTCGCCCCCTTCTCTGATATGCACAGAAGCACTAGAGGATCACGACCTGGACCCCGGAGCTTCTTCTCCTTCCCAGGAGCAG ACTTTACTTCATTCTCCTCAATGGGTGGGTCTGGTATGGGACATTTCCGGTCTGTGTCCACGTCCACCAGGATTGTCAACGGAAAGCAAATCACAACAAAAAA GGTCGTCGAGAATGGTCAAGAAAGAATTGAGGTCGAGGAGGATGGGCAGCTAAAATCCATCAGAATAAACG GTGTGGAGGATGAGATAGCTCTGGCGCTGGAGCTCAGTCAGCGAGAAGTGCAGCAGCCAATCCTCCAGAGCCAGCACCCCTTCTCCCGTGGGGCGCCCACACAAAGGTCCTTCAGCAGCACCCCCTTCAGCCACTGGAACAACAGTTGGGATGAGGATGGGGAGGACGAAGACCTGCAGCTAGCCATAGCCAACAGCTTCTCTGCCATGGAGGGAGCCGGCCCGCACGGAGCAG GTACGGCCTGA
- the dnajb2 gene encoding dnaJ homolog subfamily B member 2 isoform X3 gives MVDYYDILGVPRNASQDDIKKAYRKQALRWHPDKNPDNKEHAEKKFKEIAEAYEVLADKNKRDVYDRYGKDGLTGQTSGPSSADFPGFTFTFRSPEEVFREFFGGQDPFADFFDDFAPFSDMHRSTRGSRPGPRSFFSFPGADFTSFSSMGGSGMGHFRSVSTSTRIVNGKQITTKKVVENGQERIEVEEDGQLKSIRINGVEDEIALALELSQREVQQPILQSQHPFSRGAPTQRSFSSTPFSHWNNSWDEDGEDEDLQLAIANSFSAMEGAGPHGAAK, from the exons ATGGTGGATTACTATGACATTTTGGGGGTCCCACGCAATGCATCTCAAGACGATATCAAAAAGGC ataccGAAAGCAGGCATTGCGGTGGCACCCTGACAAGAACCCAGACAACAAGGAGCATGCAGAAAAGAAATTCAAGGAGATAGCAGAAGCTTATGAAGTGCTGGCAGACA AGAACAAGAGGGATGTTTATGACAGATATGGAAAGGACGGACTCACAGGACAAA CTAGTGGACCCAGCTCTGCAGACTTCCCTGGGTTCACCTTTACATTCCGCAGTCCAGAGGAAGTCTTCAGAGAGTTTTTCGGGGGTCAGGATCCGTTTGCAGATTTCTTTG ATGATTTCGCCCCCTTCTCTGATATGCACAGAAGCACTAGAGGATCACGACCTGGACCCCGGAGCTTCTTCTCCTTCCCAGGAGCAG ACTTTACTTCATTCTCCTCAATGGGTGGGTCTGGTATGGGACATTTCCGGTCTGTGTCCACGTCCACCAGGATTGTCAACGGAAAGCAAATCACAACAAAAAA GGTCGTCGAGAATGGTCAAGAAAGAATTGAGGTCGAGGAGGATGGGCAGCTAAAATCCATCAGAATAAACG GTGTGGAGGATGAGATAGCTCTGGCGCTGGAGCTCAGTCAGCGAGAAGTGCAGCAGCCAATCCTCCAGAGCCAGCACCCCTTCTCCCGTGGGGCGCCCACACAAAGGTCCTTCAGCAGCACCCCCTTCAGCCACTGGAACAACAGTTGGGATGAGGATGGGGAGGACGAAGACCTGCAGCTAGCCATAGCCAACAGCTTCTCTGCCATGGAGGGAGCCGGCCCGCACGGAGCAG CAAAGTGA
- the dnajb2 gene encoding dnaJ homolog subfamily B member 2 isoform X1, whose amino-acid sequence MVDYYDILGVPRNASQDDIKKAYRKQALRWHPDKNPDNKEHAEKKFKEIAEAYEVLADKNKRDVYDRYGKDGLTGQTSGPSSADFPGFTFTFRSPEEVFREFFGGQDPFADFFDDFAPFSDMHRSTRGSRPGPRSFFSFPGADFTSFSSMGGSGMGHFRSVSTSTRIVNGKQITTKKVVENGQERIEVEEDGQLKSIRINGVEDEIALALELSQREVQQPILQSQHPFSRGAPTQRSFSSTPFSHWNNSWDEDGEDEDLQLAIANSFSAMEGAGPHGAGVRTVGECTGRGGARRSKSERDSAKHQQGGKMEDNDGKSGVTSTVPEKSAGKGKKGEIGDRNQGSSSEGFEGNQRSSPEAQVAGGDCDTEPKKKSKCCVC is encoded by the exons ATGGTGGATTACTATGACATTTTGGGGGTCCCACGCAATGCATCTCAAGACGATATCAAAAAGGC ataccGAAAGCAGGCATTGCGGTGGCACCCTGACAAGAACCCAGACAACAAGGAGCATGCAGAAAAGAAATTCAAGGAGATAGCAGAAGCTTATGAAGTGCTGGCAGACA AGAACAAGAGGGATGTTTATGACAGATATGGAAAGGACGGACTCACAGGACAAA CTAGTGGACCCAGCTCTGCAGACTTCCCTGGGTTCACCTTTACATTCCGCAGTCCAGAGGAAGTCTTCAGAGAGTTTTTCGGGGGTCAGGATCCGTTTGCAGATTTCTTTG ATGATTTCGCCCCCTTCTCTGATATGCACAGAAGCACTAGAGGATCACGACCTGGACCCCGGAGCTTCTTCTCCTTCCCAGGAGCAG ACTTTACTTCATTCTCCTCAATGGGTGGGTCTGGTATGGGACATTTCCGGTCTGTGTCCACGTCCACCAGGATTGTCAACGGAAAGCAAATCACAACAAAAAA GGTCGTCGAGAATGGTCAAGAAAGAATTGAGGTCGAGGAGGATGGGCAGCTAAAATCCATCAGAATAAACG GTGTGGAGGATGAGATAGCTCTGGCGCTGGAGCTCAGTCAGCGAGAAGTGCAGCAGCCAATCCTCCAGAGCCAGCACCCCTTCTCCCGTGGGGCGCCCACACAAAGGTCCTTCAGCAGCACCCCCTTCAGCCACTGGAACAACAGTTGGGATGAGGATGGGGAGGACGAAGACCTGCAGCTAGCCATAGCCAACAGCTTCTCTGCCATGGAGGGAGCCGGCCCGCACGGAGCAGGTGTGCGCACAGTGGGGGAGTGTACAGGCAGAGGGGGGGCCAGGAGATCCAAGTCGGAGAGGGATTCAGCTAAACACCAGCAAGGAGGGAAAATGGAGGATAATGATGGGAAAAGTGGTGTTACAAGCACTGTGCCAGAGAAATCAGCAGGGAAGGGGAAAAAGGGTGAAATTGGGGATAGAAACCAGGGAAGTAGCTCAGAGGGGTTTGAAGGAAACCAAAGGTCTTCTCCAGAGGCACAGGTAGCGGGAGGTGACTGTGATACAGAGCCAAAGAAAAAGTCAAAATGTTGTGTGTGTTAA